A region of uncultured Carboxylicivirga sp. DNA encodes the following proteins:
- a CDS encoding glycoside hydrolase family 27 protein, with the protein MNQRSMKFVFSMAVVALLAACNTPKKKTEVVDFKQWAKTPPMGWNSWDCYGPTVQEHEIKANADYMAENLKDYGWEYVVVDIRWFVENTKSHGYNQTDPVYVMDEYGRYMPAVNRFPSAADGSGFKALGDYIHNKGLKFGIHIMRGIPKMAVDQKLPIKGADGITADQIYTTENQCKWLKDNYTIVADKPGAQEYYNSIFELYAEWGVDFIKIDDLSAPIYHADEIDLIRKAIDNCGRQIVLSTSPGETPVDAAAHVSENANMWRMVNDVWDSWWHIRHLMEVSQDWYQYIKPGTWPDCDMIPLGRLSIRGEVGDDRMTNLTQDEQYTLMTFFTIFRSPLMFGGDLPSNDDFTLSLLTNKEVLKMHAQSSQVRQLYLKDDKAAVTSKNEAEGSTYLALFNLSDNSEQEVDVKFADLGLSGKLKITNLWTGEVIGQIEAETFSQVLAPHASVLYIIE; encoded by the coding sequence ATGAATCAGAGATCTATGAAATTTGTTTTTTCGATGGCTGTTGTAGCTCTTCTTGCTGCATGTAATACTCCAAAGAAAAAGACAGAAGTTGTCGATTTTAAACAATGGGCAAAAACACCTCCAATGGGATGGAATAGCTGGGATTGCTATGGTCCCACAGTACAGGAACATGAGATAAAAGCCAATGCTGATTACATGGCCGAAAATCTAAAAGATTACGGCTGGGAATATGTAGTGGTTGATATCAGATGGTTTGTTGAAAATACCAAATCACACGGTTACAATCAAACCGATCCAGTTTATGTAATGGATGAATACGGTAGATACATGCCTGCTGTTAACCGTTTCCCATCTGCAGCCGATGGCAGTGGCTTTAAGGCTTTGGGTGATTACATCCATAATAAAGGATTGAAATTTGGGATTCACATTATGCGTGGGATTCCAAAAATGGCAGTAGATCAGAAATTACCTATAAAAGGAGCTGACGGCATCACTGCAGATCAGATCTACACTACAGAGAATCAGTGTAAATGGCTTAAAGACAATTATACAATTGTTGCTGATAAACCAGGTGCTCAGGAATATTATAATTCAATTTTTGAGTTATATGCCGAATGGGGAGTTGATTTTATAAAGATTGATGACCTTTCTGCTCCTATTTACCATGCGGATGAGATAGATTTAATCAGAAAGGCTATTGATAATTGCGGTCGTCAGATTGTGTTAAGTACATCTCCGGGAGAAACACCTGTAGACGCTGCAGCTCATGTTAGCGAGAATGCAAATATGTGGCGAATGGTGAATGATGTTTGGGATAGCTGGTGGCACATCCGTCATTTAATGGAAGTATCACAAGACTGGTATCAATATATTAAGCCTGGAACATGGCCTGATTGTGATATGATTCCACTGGGTAGATTATCAATCAGAGGTGAAGTGGGTGATGACCGGATGACTAACCTGACACAAGACGAGCAATACACTTTAATGACTTTCTTTACTATTTTCCGTTCTCCTCTAATGTTTGGTGGCGATCTTCCAAGTAACGATGATTTCACCCTATCACTTCTTACCAATAAAGAAGTTCTGAAAATGCATGCTCAAAGCTCACAAGTTCGGCAGTTATATCTTAAAGATGATAAAGCGGCAGTTACGTCTAAAAACGAAGCAGAAGGTTCTACTTACCTGGCCTTATTTAATCTTTCAGATAATTCTGAACAGGAAGTAGACGTTAAGTTTGCTGATCTTGGACTTTCAGGAAAATTAAAAATTACCAACTTATGGACTGGAGAAGTAATTGGTCAAATAGAAGCTGAAACATTTAGTCAAGTTCTGGCTCCTCATGCTTCAGTTCTTTACATCATTGAATAA